The genomic window AATGTCGCCCTGTTCGGCGAGGAGCAGGTCAACGGCGCCAAGGTGGCCGAAAAAATGCTCAACGAAAAAGGCGGTGTGAACGGCACGCCCATCAAGCTCGCCTTCCAGGATACTGGCGGGGACGAGGCCGGCGCCATTAACGCGTTCCAGAACCTCATCTCCCGCGACCAAGTCGTGGCCATTATCGGCCCGACCCTGTCTCAACAGTTTTTCGCCGCCGGCCCCATCGCCAATCAGGCCAAGACCCCGGTGGTCGGCCCGTCCAACACGGCCAAGGGCATTCCGCAGATAGGGGAATACATTTCCCGCATCTCCGCGCCCATGACCGTGGTCGCGCCCAATTCCCTGAAACGCGCCCTGAAGACCAATCCGAACATCAAAAACGTGGCCGTGGTCTATGCCCAGGATGACGCCTTCAATGTTTCCGAAACCGGCATCTTCCAGGAAGCCATCAAGGAACTGGGCCTGAACATCGCCCTGGTCCAGAAAACCAGCGTCAAGGACACGGACTTCACCACCCAGGTCACGGCCATTTTGGGCGCTGGCGTCGACTTGGTGGTCATGAGCTGCCTGGCCGCCGACGGCGGCAACATGGTCAAACAGCTCCGTCAGCTCGGCTACGAAGGCCTCATCGTCGGCGGCAACGGCTTCAACTCCCCGAACATGTACCCTGTCTGCGGCAAGGAATGCTCCGGCGTCATCGTTGCCCAGGCGTATAGCCCCAAGGCCGACAACGCCGAAAATCAGGCTTTTTCCGCCATGTTCAAGGATATGTTCAAGAAGGACCCGGCCCAATTCTCGGCCCAATCCTATACCGGCGTGAAGGTTATCGTCGACGCCCTGACCAGGGTCGAAAAAGCCACGGGCAAAAAAGTGACTGAAATGGACCTGGCCGATCTGCGCCTCGAACTGAACAAGGC from Deltaproteobacteria bacterium includes these protein-coding regions:
- a CDS encoding branched-chain amino acid ABC transporter substrate-binding protein; amino-acid sequence: MRRILFLIALLGMSHPALAGNVGSPIPIGIAVAQTTNVALFGEEQVNGAKVAEKMLNEKGGVNGTPIKLAFQDTGGDEAGAINAFQNLISRDQVVAIIGPTLSQQFFAAGPIANQAKTPVVGPSNTAKGIPQIGEYISRISAPMTVVAPNSLKRALKTNPNIKNVAVVYAQDDAFNVSETGIFQEAIKELGLNIALVQKTSVKDTDFTTQVTAILGAGVDLVVMSCLAADGGNMVKQLRQLGYEGLIVGGNGFNSPNMYPVCGKECSGVIVAQAYSPKADNAENQAFSAMFKDMFKKDPAQFSAQSYTGVKVIVDALTRVEKATGKKVTEMDLADLRLELNKAIVATTYDTPLGEISLNAEGEVSQKTFYVSQIKINADGKSGVHELLPE